atttgctagctgtgttgctcttgaacaagtgagtggaccaggcgcattgatgctatcaattatcttctcaatctacACTTcctttgcaacacgaggatgaactggacgaagattttgttcttgttgatcattgtcatcgttgggaggattgtcttcaggctgagcattgtcttcaggttgattaggttcagaaatgataagttcctcttcaggctgtgcttcagacggtatgatttctccagtacccataagcttgatagattcactagacgggacttcatctagcacatttggcaggtgctctctttgtgagccgttagtttcatcgaaccgcacatccacagtttcaaccactttatagtgaaagaggttgaagactctgtaggagtgcgaatcctttccgtaaccgagcataaaaccttcatgtgctttcggtgcaaattttgaagtgtgatgtggatccttgatctagcacctagcaccaaatactctgaagtaactgacatttggcttcttaccagtgaggagttcataggatgttttcttcagaagcttgtgaagataaacacggttgatgacatgacatgcagtatcaatagcttcaggccagaactttcttggtgtcttgtattcatcgagcatcgtccgagccatctcaatgagcattctgttcttgcgctccacgatgccattctgccgAGGGGTGTACGGAgcggagaactcatgagtgattcccaatgtatccaagtaaaggtcgaggccggtgttcttgaactcagtgccgttgtcacttctgatatgcttgatcttgacgccatagttgttcatggcacggttggcgaagcgtctgaagacatcctgcacttcagtcttgtagagaattatatgcacccacgtatatcttgagtaatcatcaacaatgacgaagccataaagacaagcagtagtagtgagagtagagtagtgagtagggccaaataagtccatgtgtagcagctcgaagggttgagatgtcgtcatgattgtcttcgagggatgcttggccctagtcatctttccagcttcgcaggcaccgcacaagtgatccttcttgaacttgacgccctcgatgcctatgacatgcttcttctttgcgagagtgtgtaagttcctcatgccagcatgccctagcctctgatgccagagccaacactctgaagcttttgcaagaaggcatacggcaagctgtggccctgctgagaaatctaccatgtacagatcatctttccggtacccttcaaagactagagacttgtcagattccattagtacaaggcaacgatatttttcaaatatcacaatcatgttcaagtcacaaagcattgagacagacattaagttgaaaccaagggattcaacaagcatcactttatccatgtgttgatcctttgagattgcaactctacctagacccaataccttgcttttaccagtgtcagcaaatgtaatgtgactcttgtcagatggacgtaaagttgagtccatgagaagacttcgatcaccagtcatatgattagtgcatccgctgtccataatccattctgaagcatgaggtgtcataccctacagtacagttagggggataggcttcaccaagagtattgtgaagcataaacatttgacgggcaagaggattatcaaagctcaaatcaagattaggactgataggatgattggcaaacgattcaggaacaaaatacatagtgagaccatttgggAATTTGATCTTGCGCCGtataagatgttttaggtccccagcaatagcatcagacgcctttgattttcggctggagacctttccctgcaaaagaaagttaattcttcttaaccacccacatcttcaggggtggcttagaagcaatgagtctaagtgcagcatctgagaacttcggctttgaagccctagtaaatagccttgcaggaggtgaatagtactcatatgaataagcagaatagttcttagttttatgaacatagtggtttgaagaaacacgctcatattcgtaagtctgagtatggtttccctgcaacacattggcgttagggtgactcaggtgagtcctctgtctgtatgaagcctttggtctaggatttgtcttcttcccaggtggtgtcatgatgacattcacaggaagattctcaagacaacttttgggaacccagatcttcttcataggtggcccattcctgcagttagtaccaatatacatggcaaacacttcaccattctgattcttaaataggttatagtttgcatcaaaggattcatcaatgataatagggttagcacaagtgaagccagataaggtggatggatccattgaaggtccctttgcagcaacccatgtggttttggggtactgctcaggcttccagtaggagccatcaacattcattttcctctcgaacccaacaccctctttcctagggtttcggttcagaatctgctttttgaggacatcgcacagtgtctgatgccctttgagactattgtacatccctgtttcaagcaatgtcttctacctagcattctcatcagcaatagtagtggtatcctcagcagaggggttagttaccacatcagcagttgaagatattgcaacagtagtagcagtagaacattcagcaacaaaagtagcgttatcacgctaaaggcattttagacatggtggttcaaatccttcctgagcagaactgatctgttgagcgcgaagtgactcattctctttttgaagatcttcatgagccgctctcaatttctcaagctcttgcttcctttgaagataatcataggagagcttttcatgagtggttgagagcgtttcatgacgactttcaagttcctggtacttaacatgaagattttttatgtcttcaattaaggactgagaacgggtcatttccgcgtccaacaggtcatcgcttttgtctaacagtttttgagtatgttccatagctttctgttgttcagttgcaattttagcaagtgttttgtagctgtgtttggattcacaatcagagtcatcttcacttgatgtttgaaagtaagcatcgtgtgattttaccttggcaccacgtgccatgaagcagtaggtgggagcagagtcgtccttgtcattagcatcagcgttggtgacggggccattgtcttcagtgttgaagatagacttggcgacataggctgtagctagagccagacttgcaacgccagggtcggactcctcctcagactccacctccgcctcctcagaagcagactcctcctctgaatccatctccttgccaacaaaagcacgagccttgctagatgagctcttcttatgatatgaagacttggatgaggacttggaagaagactttgaagatttcttcttcttcttgtcatcagaatcatattccttgctcttcttcttcttcttcttcttcttcttgttctcattgtcccactgtggacactcagagatgtagtgtccaggtttcttgcacttgtgacatgttctcttcttgtagtcatgagtggaagcttcatcatttcttgagctggatcgtgaagactttctgaagcccttcttcttagtgaacttctggaacttcttcagaagcatagcaagttcctttccaatgtctttaggatcatcagaactgcagtcagattcttcttcagatgaggaaacaacttttgccttcaaagcacgagtttggccatagttgggaccatagatatctcttttctcagatagctggaactcatgtgtgttgagcctctcaagtatatcagacggatcgagtgtcttgaagtcagggcgttcttgtatcatgagggcaagggtgtcgaacgagctgtcaagtgatctcagtagtgtcttgacgatttcatgcttggtgatctcagtggcgccgagagcacgaagctcatttgtgatgtcagtgagccGATCAAAcctgagctggacattctcattgtcgtttctcttgaagcggttgaagaggttgcaaagaacactgatcctttgatctctctgggttgagacgccttcgttgaccttggagaaccagtcccagactagcttcgacgtttccagagcacttacacggccatactgtcctttggtcagatgaccacagatgatgttcttggcagtagaatccagttgaatgaacttcttgacattagcaggggtgacaccttcaccagtcttgggaacgccattcttgacgacataccagaggtcgacatcaatggcttcaagatgcatgcgcatcttattcttccagtagggatattcagttacatcgaagacggggcaagcagcggagactttgattatccctgcagtcgacatagctaaaactccaggtggttaaaccgaatcacatagaacaagggagtaccttgctctgataccaattgaaagtgctagttatcgactagaggggggggggtgaataggcgatttttatgaaagtcttcaaaacatgagagtttcgaagacaaacactagaaatgaacctatggatatgcagcggaaggtagactacactaggcaagccatagtcaagtattcaatgaagtgaaagtacgaagactaatagcagctaggtagtaaagatcaggacggaagatagtatgaagccaatcaacgatggaagtcacacagtgaagtcaaacgggtaatgcaagcaggcaatgacttcacgaagacatactgtaagtaaagagagggataggatagaaccagtcatttggtgaagacaaaggatttgttggaccagttccagttgctgtgacaactgtacatctggttagggaggctgagattcaactcagaagaccgcgtcttcaccttattccccttgagctaaggacacccagtcctcgcccaatcactctggtaagtcttcaaggtagacttccaaaccttcacaaacttcgttcaccggcgatccacaatgactcttggatgctcagaacgcgacgcctaaccggctggagaattcacagtcctcaagtgtgaCAAGTCTttaggtcacgcggacagaaagacttcagtgatgcctaacactctttggctctgggtgtttgggctttgtcctcgcaaggatttctctctctcaaaagcttcggaggtgggttgctctcaaacgacaaaagccgtgcactaactctgagtagccatcaatttatggtgtagggggtgggctatttatagccactaggcaacccgacctgatttgtccgaaatgacactgggtcactaaggaactgacacgtgttccaacggtcagattttaaacacacgcggcagcttgacttgggctacaagtaaagctgactcatccagctctggataagatttgctctcgttgtcttcactcgaagacataggatttggttgagcatcacttcagtcactctgactttgttcactgagaccccacttaacagtacggtggttcctacgactcaacaaagaagaaaaggaaacaacgaaacaagtaagtcttcgcgctccatagtcttcacgcaatgccttctcttgtcatagtcttcaatgtgaatatcttcacataccaccattgtcttcaatgtcttcatacatttttaggggtcatctccagtaggtaaaccgaatcaatgagggactactacctgtgttatcctgcaattctcacaaacacattagtccctcaaccaggtttgtcgtcaatactccaaaaccaaccaggggtggcactagatgcacttacagataGAAAAAACGATACATAGATATTTTACATAGTTccatagcatagatagataaaaactATTTAAGATAGTGCAAGGACATAGATAAAAACTACTAGATAGTGCAACTACAGCCTACTCCCAGTCGTCGTCATCGTCATCGTCGCCATCCTCGTTGGTCTGGTCCGAGGTATCGAGCCACATGTCTTCCCAACGATCATCATAAGACGCAAAGATCGTCTCACCACCATTCTCAACGATTTCGCACTGGGATAGCGCCAGGGCCTTCCGCCGACGCCTGTCCAACCACTCAGCGCGGCGCCTTTGCGTCTCCTCCTCGCGGCGCCTTGCCCAGTAGGCTTGCTCGTAGGTGACGTCCTCCGGGTGGTGCTGGCGCCACTCCGCCATGACCCGCTCGTCCTCATGGGCGACGAGGAGGCGGTTCTGCCGCTCAGCGTGATACGTACGGTCTTGTGCCGTGCGAAGACGAGGCAGCGGGGCGACATCCAGCGCCTGCTGCAGCGTGTGGACGTCGTGGAAGTTCATCTGCTGGCGCGGCCTGCCTAGGCGCCACGCCGCCGTGTCGTACGCGCGAGCGGCCTCGTGCGCTGTCTCGAAGGTGCCGAGGCCGAGCCGGAGTTGGCCGGACCGTATCTCGGAGTAGAACCCGCCGTTGGGGCGCTGGCGGACGCCGCGGTAGCCCGACGCTCCTCGGCGGCATGATGGCAGGGCGCTGGAGCGGTGGCGCGCGTGGCAGCGGAAGCAACCGAGAAAGCGATGGAGGCGCGCGTGgcagcggaagaggaagagaagggTGTGGAATAGGCGCGTGGCGAGCGCCGCATTTTATAGGCGCGCCCGAAGCGGTGCGCCAAAAAAAGCGCGCGACCTGCCGCCTTTTCTCGCGCGCGCGCAAACCGTTCCCGCGCGCGCGACTTTCCCGCCACCGCTCGAGCGCGCCGAAACGCCCCGCGCGCGCACCTTTTgacgcggctgttggagatgctctaactaCCACTAAACACAATCAAAAGGAAATAAAGGAAAAATGAGAGCTAGCTAGCTCAATAATGCGACAACTGATCAATCAGCCAAGATGAAATATCTGTTTCGACAAATCGTGCCTCTGCGCCGTGCGTGAAAGCACCAATCTAGCCGGTGAACCAATACTGAATTCTGATCATCTATAACACACCAAAAACCTTAGATAGCCAAGGCCGCATGAGCACTTACTGCTAGTAGTATGTCACATCAACAAAATCGGGAGGACATCAAGGGAAGCAGTTAGCAGTGGCTGTCACACGTCTGCCGCTACTCGGTCTGTCTCATGCTCTGCACATGCAGGGGGTGAGGGGGTTCTCCCAGAGGTCGTAGTCGGGGAAGGTAGGCTCAGGGAGGCCGGCGCAGGCCTGGTGCCAGATGACGACGTCCTCAGCGAAGGAGGCCCAGGCCAGGTACGGGTCGCCGAGGGGCCTGGACATGAGCCCCTTGTCGGGCTTGATGGACTTGAGCCGGTGGCGCAAGCTGGCACACCAGGAAGTCCAGCGCCGCCAGGCTCGTCACGTGCTTCCGGAAGTGCTCCATCTCCGCCATGCTCGGCAGCTCCTACTTGGTCACCTGCAAACAGTATATATGCAAAGTTTATGTCTATCGCGGCAAATGCATTCAGGGAGAAGAAGAACAGGAAATGAATAAGTCCGTTTTGCCCCTCCTCGTGTCCAGAAGTGGATCCCCGCTTCGAAACCGGGCATTTAGCACAGCTAGACTCTTGATTTCTAGACTCGGGCAATAACTGTAGGACAATAGTCGGGCAATACTCACCAAGTTGGGGAGCATGTTCCTGAGCGGAGCCATCCTGTTTTTGCCGCCGTACACTTGCCCTGATGCAACGTATATCTGGGTTTCCCTTGTGTATCCCAGTGCTCGCAGGGTCACAGCTATCTCACCAGGCTCAAGGGGGCAACACGTTCTTTTCTCTTTTGCAGTGCTAATGGCCACAGGTGAGATCCATTCTGTGTGCGCATAACAACATTGAAAACTGTTAGAAAGCTATGTTGTGGGCATCACTTCGAAGTTCGATGAGATAACTGCAATTTCAGAACTGTTTAAAAAACAAAAATTGAGATGACCTTAAAGCGCCGTGGCCATTCTTTCTGTCTATAAGCTGCCATCATCACTTTCTCATCACGTGTTCCAGCAAAATCACAGAAGGACAAGCCCACCATTCCTTTCTCATATCTCAGATGAAGGGCCCTTTAGAAGAAGTGGCAATTACTTGATCATGCATCAAATAAGCATTCCCGAAGCAATGAACTCCAAAGAGACTGAACAGAAGATATTCACTGTAGCTTACATGTATGGATTCCCGCTGCTAGTTCGGTTCCTCATCTTTGTTGCCAGCTTATCAGCCATTTCTTCAATATCAGGTAAGAACTTTAAGGTGTGATAATTAACTCTGCATCTTAGTCAGTTAATCTCCATCGGAACATTGTCATACCTGAAATTGAaggtttgcattatatttatttcTACTGCTCCATGCACATTAGAGATTTTGTACAACGTAACTTTTACAGCACAAACTAAAAAAAAACAACATTGTTCTCCATACTGTAGCATGGAAGCAGATTGGGCATTTTAGTTAAGACAACAAATGTATAAATAATACCACAATATAGTTGCATTCAACTGTTGACTTACCCCAACCTCTCGACAAATGGCTTAGTAGACATTATTGTCTTCTCTTTAATCCTTGGAAGTACATTATCAATGTAAAACTGTGCAGATGAATACTTTGGGATGTTCTTTACAGTACGCTGTCATAGACCACATTGCAATACTGTTATATGCAGAACATATTAACACAATGTAGTAGTCATTTGATCCCTAACACATGCCATAAGCAGAAGAGATATTTACATTGAGacaagaaagaaaacaaaaagacAGGTTTACCATGGTGAACATAAGATAAGGTGAGACTGCAGGTAGTGAAAAGAAGTAACAGTGACAAGGTGAGACTGCAGGTAGCAATCCCTGAATCTACATTTAACTTCATAAGGAAACCCCAAAAATAGTGTATTTCAAGTATCTCTCATCGAAAAGCAAAAAAGGAAATGTATGTACACCTGATTCAATTTAATAGGCTTTAAAACTTCCATTCTATGCGGATAGTGGTTAATTTAAGCATTTAATCTCTCAGTCCAGTTGTATTAATTTTGAGACAGAAGcaaggatggccttcaggataaaCTGCTTCAGATCAGCAGTATATACCTATGATGATGGACCTCAGTCTAAGTGCGGGCGTCAGCCTACTTTCTAACAAAAAAGTATAGCTATGAAGACAACACACAAGATTTACAGTACATCAAGATGGATGTAATTTTAGACTTCCCCATACCCATTGAGATAAATTCAACGGAATTAAAAAAAATGCCACTGATGACAGAAAATACCAAAATTTTCAATGCCACTAGTATATGCGAGTTGCTGTAACGTCAATTTCAGAAAGGTAGTTGTAGTGGCCACTTTGATTCACAAGATTCCAAAACACACACGGATAGGAAATTTTAGGATTGCAATGTCACGCCTTGAATCCTCTAGGATTGATTGCACCAAAGGAAACCATATGTTTTTTTTTTGGAAGAAGTACGTACTACTCAAGGAAATAATCCTATGAAATAGACTCTGAAATGAGTTCATAGGAAAAAATCATATGGATTACAAACCTAAAATCAAACAACCCACATAGGAAAAATCTAAAGATTGCAATCCTCCAAAATTCATACAAAAATCCTTCGAATCATATATGCCCTAAGACTTAAGGCGGGGAGTAAAAGAAAATGCATAACCTACTTTATACTGCTGAAGAGTTCATCTTTTCCTGTGAACCAGTCAGGGATGTCTCGGACAATTCATGCGTCGTCCTTCAGATAGTTTATAAAATGATCCACATCAAAGATATCTTCAAATTTACTGCAGAGAAAATAAATGTCGTTAACAATTTAAATACAATGGCAAACATCATTTAAACATAGTTGAATCAGGTGATGCTGCAACTAAGAGAATTATGACTGCATTATATCCAATATCAATTAGTTCATTATTCGAAACCAAGTATGGGAGTAAGACACTTTAAACCTACAAAACATGATATTGTAAATTTTCCAGTTTATAAAATTCGTATTGAAACTCCACCCAAATAGTATATTCTgtttctactccctctgtcccgaATTAGTTGACtcagatttgtctagatacggatgtatctagacattGTAGTCACTAATTCACCAGTGTAGCATCAAGGAGGATTTGCCCCTGATTAGGATATCCTATAACAATACAATCATAGTTAAGCATGAAGAAGAACAGTGACTTCTGTGAGCAGGTATTTTGATCATTCCAGGAGTAGTATAAGAAGAAAATTATCCTTAAGATGAACCCGATACTCAGACCAGAAGCATATTGGTGTCACATGCCTGCAGAAAAACTGACTGGTTCTGCTAGAATAACCATAGTCCATTTTCGAAAAATTCTAGTAGGACACTATCCTCAGTTAACTGACAATTTCATTAGAATATCTTTGAAGCGAATTTTGTAAGTAGGACTATCAATTAAAGAACAATATACCAGCAGGGGAATAGACAAGTAGAAGAAGTAACAAGAGAAAGTAGCACTTACGTCTGGTCATTCCATATTTGGTCTTGCTTCAGAACTGGCAAAATAAGTGTTGCTTCCATTGTCTTAGCAATTGCAACAGCATTACATATCTGCAGAAACACCAAAGGTTCGAAAGTAACAGATGGGCCTATGTTATAACTGAAACTCAATGTCAGCTTAGGAAATTTGTTACCACTGCCTACTGCTTAAGAAAATGGCATGATCTTCTTAGGcaggtactccctctgtaaagaaatatagtgatctaaacgctcttatatttctttacagagggagtaataaATAAGTATTAAACAAAAGGAGGATCTAATTTTATTTCTTAAATAAGCAACAGAAGATCATTGCAGAAACATGCTATAAAAAGGAATTATGACAAATATATTGAATGTATAGGCTGATTACGTTTAAGCAACAACCACCATCATAGGAAAAACAATTCTCATGTAACAGCGAGATTCGGAGACTCGGAAGTCGGAACTATGCTTAAGCAGAGAAAACCATTGCACCACTGAAACAAA
The sequence above is a segment of the Aegilops tauschii subsp. strangulata cultivar AL8/78 chromosome 6, Aet v6.0, whole genome shotgun sequence genome. Coding sequences within it:
- the LOC109766072 gene encoding uncharacterized protein, encoding MNFHDVHTLQQALDVAPLPRLRTAQDRTYHAERQNRLLVAHEDERVMAEWRQHHPEDVTYEQAYWARRREEETQRRRAEWLDRRRRKALALSQCEIVENGGETIFASYDDRWEDMWLDTSDQTNEDGDDDDDDDWE